A window of the Cystobacter fuscus genome harbors these coding sequences:
- a CDS encoding PTS sugar transporter subunit IIC: MSVGWTQVALAGVWGGLVAVERKAFLQAMFSRPLVAATAMGVLLDDVPSGLFVGLVLELFHLGSANLGASLPDHDTVSATGASASAACMAAATGAGSTPAIWSLSVLLFLGLGRLGREVDRFLERYAARLAKKALASAEAGQLTRAMRQNLWGMWPHFVLFGAMTSVCALVGFLLGPLLEQLPLRVLRGLAWAYPAMASVSAAIAARGSHAKRASFFAGLGAGVVTLTASLLALREWL, encoded by the coding sequence GTGAGCGTGGGCTGGACCCAGGTGGCGCTCGCCGGCGTCTGGGGCGGCCTCGTCGCGGTGGAGCGCAAGGCCTTCCTCCAGGCCATGTTCTCCCGGCCCCTCGTGGCGGCCACCGCCATGGGCGTCCTGCTCGATGACGTGCCCTCGGGGCTCTTCGTGGGCCTGGTGCTGGAACTCTTCCACCTGGGCTCGGCCAACCTCGGCGCCTCGTTGCCGGACCATGACACCGTGTCGGCCACGGGCGCCTCGGCGTCGGCGGCGTGCATGGCGGCCGCCACGGGAGCCGGCTCCACCCCGGCCATCTGGTCGCTCTCCGTTCTTCTCTTCCTGGGCCTTGGCCGCCTGGGCCGCGAGGTGGATCGCTTCCTCGAGCGCTATGCGGCGCGGCTCGCCAAGAAAGCCCTCGCCTCGGCCGAGGCGGGCCAGCTCACCCGTGCCATGCGGCAGAACCTCTGGGGCATGTGGCCGCACTTCGTCCTCTTCGGCGCGATGACCAGCGTGTGCGCCCTGGTGGGCTTCCTGCTCGGACCGCTGCTGGAGCAACTGCCGCTGCGCGTGCTCCGGGGGCTCGCGTGGGCCTATCCCGCCATGGCCTCGGTGTCCGCGGCGATCGCCGCGCGGGGCAGCCATGCCAAGCGCGCCTCCTTCTTCGCGGGCCTGGGCGCGGGCGTCGTCACCCTGACCGCGTCCCTGCTGGCGCTCCGGGAGTGGCTGTGA
- a CDS encoding PTS system mannose/fructose/N-acetylgalactosamine-transporter subunit IIB, with amino-acid sequence MISLVRVDNRLIHGQVVEAWLPHLKVSRVIVADDEAAASPLVRAAMALAVQSAIEVQILPLQQVDFAGASRDGLKTLLLLRDVAAVPFVQTHGLKLEHLNLGNVHFGTGRRQVSPSVFLSESELQTLQRLGQDGVRVEARAVPTEKPVELPELVERWGKAG; translated from the coding sequence GTGATCTCCCTGGTCCGTGTCGACAACCGCCTCATCCATGGACAGGTCGTCGAGGCCTGGCTGCCGCACTTGAAGGTCTCGCGCGTCATCGTCGCGGATGACGAGGCCGCCGCCAGTCCGCTGGTGCGCGCGGCGATGGCCCTGGCGGTGCAGAGCGCCATCGAGGTGCAGATCCTCCCCTTGCAGCAGGTGGACTTCGCGGGGGCCTCGCGTGACGGCCTCAAGACGCTGCTGCTCCTGCGCGACGTGGCGGCGGTGCCCTTCGTCCAGACCCACGGGCTGAAGCTGGAGCACCTCAACCTGGGCAACGTGCACTTCGGCACGGGACGGCGCCAGGTGTCCCCGTCCGTCTTCCTGTCCGAGTCGGAGCTGCAGACGCTGCAGCGGCTGGGCCAGGACGGCGTGCGGGTGGAGGCACGGGCGGTGCCCACGGAGAAGCCCGTGGAGCTGCCGGAGCTGGTGGAGCGCTGGGGAAAGGCGGGGTGA
- a CDS encoding PTS sugar transporter subunit IIA, which translates to MVGLVVASHGRLADELVTTAEQIVGKLPAVATCNIEPGTSLEDLRAKMRQAVTELDQGDGVIVMADLFGGTPCKESLMMCSERCQGRLEVLAGVNLPMLLKANSLRSEEMPLAEMAAQLASYGQRNITCASALLREAQQRQQQSVPRT; encoded by the coding sequence ATGGTCGGCCTCGTAGTGGCATCGCACGGACGTCTGGCGGACGAACTGGTGACGACCGCGGAGCAGATCGTGGGCAAGCTGCCCGCGGTGGCGACCTGCAACATCGAGCCGGGAACCTCTCTGGAGGATCTCCGGGCGAAGATGCGGCAGGCCGTGACGGAGTTGGACCAGGGCGATGGCGTCATCGTCATGGCCGACCTGTTCGGCGGTACGCCCTGTAAGGAATCGCTCATGATGTGTTCGGAGCGGTGTCAGGGGCGGCTGGAGGTGCTGGCGGGGGTGAACCTGCCCATGCTCCTCAAGGCCAACTCGCTCCGGTCCGAGGAGATGCCGCTGGCGGAGATGGCCGCCCAGCTCGCATCCTACGGGCAGCGCAACATCACCTGTGCGTCGGCCCTGTTGCGTGAGGCGCAGCAACGTCAGCAGCAGAGTGTACCGCGAACTTGA
- the rapZ gene encoding RNase adapter RapZ, whose protein sequence is MSNALAKHIVVISGMSGSGKSTAIRALEDVGFFCIDNLPVLLLPKLTELAGAGQFEHLALVVDAREGIFLHEAPRVLSEVRRVGHHVEVLFLDASDDSLIRRFSETRRRHPLAPQGTVAEGIAIERQRLKDLRELADQVIDSSVLNVHDLKRMVQGRFSPEPASPSLSVMSFGFRHGVPPQADLVLDVRFLPNPYFVPELKGLTGRDSRVSAYVLDREETQQFVDKVVDLCRFLFPRYQKEGKAYLTVALGCTGGKHRSVAIAEELRQRLSGDHPRVQVWHRDIEKE, encoded by the coding sequence GTGAGCAACGCGCTGGCCAAGCACATCGTCGTCATCTCGGGCATGTCCGGCTCGGGCAAGTCCACCGCCATCCGGGCCCTGGAGGACGTGGGCTTCTTCTGCATCGACAACCTGCCGGTGCTGCTGTTGCCCAAGCTCACGGAGCTCGCCGGCGCGGGACAGTTCGAGCACCTGGCGCTCGTGGTGGATGCGCGCGAGGGCATCTTCCTGCACGAGGCCCCGCGGGTGCTCAGCGAGGTGCGCCGGGTGGGGCACCACGTGGAGGTGCTCTTCCTGGACGCCAGCGACGACAGCCTCATCCGCCGCTTCAGCGAGACGCGCCGCCGCCACCCGCTCGCGCCCCAGGGCACCGTGGCCGAGGGCATCGCCATCGAGCGCCAGCGGCTCAAGGATCTGCGCGAGCTGGCCGATCAGGTCATCGACTCGTCGGTGCTCAACGTCCATGACTTGAAGCGCATGGTACAGGGGCGCTTCTCCCCCGAGCCCGCCAGCCCCTCCCTGTCGGTGATGAGCTTCGGCTTCCGCCACGGCGTGCCGCCCCAGGCGGACCTGGTGCTCGACGTGCGCTTCCTGCCCAACCCCTACTTCGTCCCGGAGCTCAAGGGGCTCACCGGCCGCGACTCGCGCGTGTCCGCGTACGTGCTCGACCGCGAGGAGACGCAGCAGTTCGTGGACAAGGTGGTGGACCTGTGCCGCTTCCTCTTCCCGCGCTACCAGAAGGAGGGCAAGGCGTACCTCACCGTGGCGCTGGGCTGCACCGGCGGCAAGCACCGCTCGGTGGCCATCGCCGAGGAGCTGCGCCAGCGCCTCTCCGGGGACCATCCGCGCGTGCAGGTGTGGCACCGCGACATCGAGAAGGAGTAG
- the hprK gene encoding HPr(Ser) kinase/phosphatase — protein MNSIRVSQLLEDREYDLQLTLVAGERGLQHRINSSRIQKPGLALTGFTEHLHPHRVQVFGNTEVSYLRTLPLERQREVLDSLFQEELACVVVTKGIDPPPALVEACEKAGLTLMRTPLLSSAFIQQVQAFLEESLTESSSLHGVLIDVFGVGVLLLGKSGIGKSEIALDLVMRGHRLVADDIVDVTRRRQGVVYGTGNAVIRHHMEIRGLGIINIKDLFGVASVRERKMIELVIELQEWDPHQEYDRLGVEDRFMNIVGVDVPLSVVPVRPGRNMTTIIEVAARNQLLKQRGHHSAREFAERLNRAIAEGATRRARREEVE, from the coding sequence ATGAACTCCATCCGCGTATCCCAATTGCTGGAAGACCGCGAGTACGACCTCCAGCTGACCCTGGTGGCGGGGGAGCGGGGCCTGCAGCACCGCATCAACTCCTCGCGCATCCAGAAGCCGGGGCTGGCCCTCACCGGGTTCACCGAGCACCTGCACCCCCACCGGGTCCAGGTGTTCGGCAACACGGAGGTCTCCTACCTGCGCACACTGCCCCTCGAGCGGCAGCGGGAGGTGCTCGACTCGCTCTTCCAGGAGGAGCTGGCGTGCGTGGTGGTGACCAAGGGCATCGATCCGCCGCCGGCCCTGGTGGAGGCGTGTGAGAAGGCGGGCCTGACGCTCATGCGCACGCCCCTGCTCTCCAGCGCCTTCATCCAGCAGGTGCAGGCCTTCCTGGAAGAGTCGCTCACCGAGTCGAGCAGCCTGCACGGGGTGCTCATCGACGTGTTCGGCGTGGGGGTGCTGCTGCTGGGCAAGAGCGGCATCGGCAAGAGTGAGATCGCGCTGGACCTGGTGATGCGCGGCCACCGGCTGGTGGCGGACGACATCGTGGACGTGACGCGGCGGCGCCAGGGCGTGGTGTATGGCACGGGCAACGCCGTCATCCGCCACCACATGGAGATCCGCGGCCTGGGCATCATCAACATCAAGGACCTGTTCGGCGTGGCCTCGGTGCGCGAGCGCAAGATGATCGAACTGGTCATCGAGCTGCAGGAGTGGGATCCCCACCAGGAGTATGACCGGCTGGGCGTCGAGGACCGGTTCATGAACATCGTGGGCGTGGACGTGCCGCTCTCGGTGGTGCCGGTGCGCCCGGGGCGCAACATGACCACCATCATCGAGGTGGCGGCGCGCAATCAGCTTCTCAAGCAGCGGGGACATCATTCGGCGCGCGAGTTCGCCGAGCGTCTCAACCGTGCCATCGCCGAGGGTGCGACGCGCCGCGCCCGTCGGGAGGAAGTCGAGTGA
- a CDS encoding histidine triad nucleotide-binding protein — translation MSDCLFCKIRDGLIPAKVVYRDEQCLAFEDINPQAPTHVLFIPQKHIATVNDIASEDREVVGHLFVAAAKLARERGHADNGYRVVMNTQRDAGQTVFHIHLHLLAGRPLHWPPG, via the coding sequence ATGTCCGACTGCCTCTTCTGCAAGATTCGCGACGGCCTGATTCCCGCCAAGGTCGTCTACCGTGACGAGCAGTGCCTCGCCTTCGAGGACATCAATCCCCAGGCGCCCACGCATGTGCTCTTCATCCCCCAGAAGCACATCGCCACGGTGAACGACATCGCCTCGGAGGACCGCGAGGTGGTGGGCCATCTCTTCGTCGCCGCCGCGAAGCTGGCGCGCGAGCGCGGCCACGCCGACAACGGCTACCGGGTGGTGATGAACACCCAGCGCGACGCCGGACAGACGGTGTTCCACATCCACCTGCACCTGCTCGCCGGACGCCCCCTGCACTGGCCCCCGGGGTAG